One Rhododendron vialii isolate Sample 1 chromosome 2a, ASM3025357v1 genomic region harbors:
- the LOC131317677 gene encoding heat shock factor-binding protein: MDGHDADDPKQSTADMTVFVQNLLQQMQSRFQTMSDSIITKIDEMGSRIDELEQSINDLRAEMGQEGSPSPSSALKLKDEPKSADDSA, encoded by the exons GATGGCCATGACGCAGATGATCCAAAACAGAGCACGGCTGATATGACTGTATTT GTACAAAATCTTTTGCAGCAGATg CAATCTAGGTTCCAAACAATGTCGGACTCcatcattacaaaaa TTGATGAGATGGGCAGCCGGATAGATGAGTTGGAGCAGAGCATCAACGATTTGAGGGCTGAGATGGGGCAAGAGGGTTCTCCTTCTCCTTCATCTGCTCTGAAGCTAAAAGACGAGCCCAAATCAGCTGATGATTCGGCATAA